GATCGTCGGGCTGGCGGGCGAGGACGCGGACAACACGTACGGCCTCGCCGAGAAGATCACCCTGGACAAGCAGGACTTCCAGGGGATCAGGGAGGCGTACGAGTTCGACCCGGTGGCCGAGCGGTATGTGCCGGTGGCGCCGATGGCGAAGGCCCGCTGGTACCCGACGCTCGTCGGCCTGGCGGACGGGCGGGTGCTGGCGGTCTCCGGGCTGGACGACGTGGGGGTCGTCGACCCCGGGGACAACGAGATCTACGACCCGCGGACGAAGAAGTGGAAGCCCGGCCCGAAGCGGTACTTCCCCACCTACCCGGCCCTCTTCCTCACCCGGGGCGGGAAGCTGTTCTACCCGGCCTCCAACGCGGGGTACGGACCCGACGACCTCGGCCGCGCGCCCGGCATCTGGGATCTGCGGACGAACACCTTCGAGAAGGTCCCGGGCCTGACCGATCCCGACCGGACGGAGACCTCGGCGTCCGTGCTGCTGCCGCCCGCGCAGGACCAGAAGGTGATGGTCCTCGGCGGCGGCGGGGTCGGCGAGTCCCGGAAGTCGACCTCGCGCACGGCCGTCATCGACCTGAAGAAGGAGAACCCGGCCTTCGTCGACGGCCCCGACCTGCCCCAGGGCACCCGCTATCTGAACAGCGTGCTCATGCCCGACGACACCGTCTTCACCTCCAACGGCTCCCGCGACTACCGGGGCCGCAGCGGCAGCAACATCCTCAAGGCGCAGTTCTACGACCCGCGTTCCAACTCCTTCCAGGGCGCCGCCGCCCCCAGGGTCGGCCGCAACTACCACTCCGAGGCGCTGCTGCTGCCCGACGGACGGATCGCCACCTTCGGCTCCGACCCGCTCTACGACGACCGGCGGAACACCAAGTTGGGCCACTTCGAGCAGCGCATGGAGATCTTCACGCCGCCGCTGCTGCACAAGTACGGCGCGAAGCGGCCCGTGCTCGGCGACGGGCCCGAGGAGACCGACGCCAAGGGCCGCGCCACCTTCGCCACGGCCCATCCCGAACGGGTCGCCGCCGCGCGGCTGATGCGGCCCAGCGCGGTCACCCACAGCACGGACGTCGAGCAGCGGTCCATCGCGCTGGAGGTGACGCGGACCCGAGACTCGGTCACCGTCGACGTACCGGACGACCGGACCCTCGTACCGCCCGGCTGGTACATGCTCTTCGTGACGGACGCGGAGGGGACGCCGTCGAAGGCGAAGTGGGTCCAGGTGAGATGAGACGCGGCAGGGGGCGTGCCGGGCGGCGTCGATATCGAAACGCGAGACAGGGCTGACCGGCATGTGACCGGCCGGTAAGGTCGATGCCGTGCCGAAGCCGCTCAGCCTCTCCTTCGACCCCATCTCGCGCGCCGACGAGCACTGGAAGCAGCGCTGGGGAAACGTCCCGTCCATGGCCGCGATCACCTCGATCATGCGTGCCCAGCAGATCCTGCTGGCGGAGGTCGACGCGGTGGTCAAGCCGTACGGCCTGACGTTCGCGCGCTACGAGGCCCTGGTGCTGCTCACCTTCTCCCAGAAGGGCGAGCTGCCGATGTCCAAGATCGGCGAGCGGCTGATGGTGCATCCCACGTCCGTGACCAACACGGTCGACCGCCTGGTCAGATCGGGCCTCGTCGACAAACGCCCCAACCCCAACGACGGCCGCGGCACCCTCGCCTCCATCACCGACAAGGGCCGCGAGGTCTGCGACGCCGCCACCCGCGACCTCATGTCCATGGACTTCGGGCTCGGCACCTACGACGCCGAGGAGTGCGCGGAGATCTTCGCGATGCTCCGGCCGCTGCGGGTGGCGGCGGGGGACTTCGAGGAGGGGTGACGGCGGCCCCCAGGG
The sequence above is drawn from the Streptomyces griseiscabiei genome and encodes:
- the glxA gene encoding radical copper oxidase GlxA — translated: MGGKPLADRLSGRTRKYLLGIGALVLLAGLNAPAAIGFARERYHAWKIAQPGYRAAYGSWSEVAIPEAFRTNAIHAALLHTGKVLIVAGSGNEQKKFDRGSFDTVLWDPVRNTYKRIPTPVDFFCAGHAQLPDGRLLVAGGTARYELLEGEVERAGGGMRVKNESPDKAVVLKKGTRFRSPSGVEYVSRFDVTVPKAKRDFDIDYDPAGVMRPWRTKVVASEARVFVEAVEKGAGSVTPGRAQYEIVGLAGEDADNTYGLAEKITLDKQDFQGIREAYEFDPVAERYVPVAPMAKARWYPTLVGLADGRVLAVSGLDDVGVVDPGDNEIYDPRTKKWKPGPKRYFPTYPALFLTRGGKLFYPASNAGYGPDDLGRAPGIWDLRTNTFEKVPGLTDPDRTETSASVLLPPAQDQKVMVLGGGGVGESRKSTSRTAVIDLKKENPAFVDGPDLPQGTRYLNSVLMPDDTVFTSNGSRDYRGRSGSNILKAQFYDPRSNSFQGAAAPRVGRNYHSEALLLPDGRIATFGSDPLYDDRRNTKLGHFEQRMEIFTPPLLHKYGAKRPVLGDGPEETDAKGRATFATAHPERVAAARLMRPSAVTHSTDVEQRSIALEVTRTRDSVTVDVPDDRTLVPPGWYMLFVTDAEGTPSKAKWVQVR
- a CDS encoding MarR family winged helix-turn-helix transcriptional regulator — its product is MPKPLSLSFDPISRADEHWKQRWGNVPSMAAITSIMRAQQILLAEVDAVVKPYGLTFARYEALVLLTFSQKGELPMSKIGERLMVHPTSVTNTVDRLVRSGLVDKRPNPNDGRGTLASITDKGREVCDAATRDLMSMDFGLGTYDAEECAEIFAMLRPLRVAAGDFEEG